A stretch of the Clostridium botulinum genome encodes the following:
- a CDS encoding FeoA family protein produces the protein MEKVYNNSQKLSEINVGKLAKVNGLNSNGVIRERMLALGLTRGTTVKVIQRGPSGDPTIYDIRGAMIALRREEASLINVSLA, from the coding sequence ATGGAAAAAGTATACAATAATTCACAAAAATTAAGTGAGATAAATGTTGGAAAATTAGCAAAAGTTAATGGATTAAATTCAAATGGTGTTATAAGAGAGAGAATGCTTGCATTAGGACTTACTAGAGGAACAACTGTAAAGGTTATTCAAAGAGGACCTTCTGGTGATCCTACAATATATGATATAAGAGGGGCTATGATAGCTTTAAGAAGAGAAGAAGCATCATTGATTAATGTTTCCTTAGCCTAA
- a CDS encoding TIM barrel protein translates to MDTLLFGISGLPNRNSDKKFTYKTGIEYLKQIGLDAMELPFVRSVNITDKNKNEVLDTKLKNNFYLSAHGSYFINLNADEEEKIEKSIERIIKGAEGLKKVQGKSLVFHPGFYLKDSKEETFETIKENLLKLPDLGVDYRLETTGKGTQFGSLEENVTLCKAVSTCKLCIDFSHLHARYNGSLKNYDDFARILDYVGNELGDDGLNDMHIHLSGINYTIKGERNHLPFEESDFNYKECLKAFRDFDIKGCIICESPILEQDGLLLKKYYETL, encoded by the coding sequence ATGGATACTTTATTATTTGGAATATCAGGATTACCTAATAGAAATAGCGATAAAAAGTTCACATACAAAACTGGAATTGAATATTTAAAACAAATAGGTCTTGATGCAATGGAACTTCCTTTTGTAAGATCTGTAAATATTACAGATAAAAATAAAAATGAAGTATTAGATACAAAATTAAAAAACAACTTCTATTTATCTGCACATGGTTCTTATTTTATAAACTTAAATGCAGATGAAGAAGAGAAAATAGAAAAATCTATTGAAAGAATAATAAAAGGAGCTGAGGGTCTAAAAAAAGTTCAAGGAAAAAGCCTTGTATTTCATCCAGGTTTTTATCTTAAAGATTCAAAAGAAGAAACTTTTGAAACTATAAAAGAAAATCTTTTAAAACTTCCTGATTTAGGAGTGGATTACAGACTTGAAACAACAGGAAAAGGAACTCAATTTGGTTCTCTAGAAGAAAATGTAACCCTGTGCAAAGCAGTTTCTACATGTAAGTTATGTATAGACTTTTCACATCTTCATGCAAGATATAATGGTTCTTTAAAAAATTATGATGATTTTGCTAGAATATTAGATTATGTAGGTAATGAACTAGGAGATGATGGATTAAATGACATGCATATTCACTTATCCGGAATTAACTATACTATAAAGGGTGAACGAAATCATCTTCCTTTTGAAGAAAGTGATTTTAATTATAAAGAATGTCTTAAGGCCTTTAGAGACTTTGATATCAAGGGTTGTATAATATGTGAAAGTCCTATACTTGAACAAGATGGATTATTATTAAAAAAATATTATGAAACTTTATAA
- the recJ gene encoding single-stranded-DNA-specific exonuclease RecJ, whose translation MISEWRLKVTKCDTKLLAQRCNISNITAKVLANRNIQSEEETKKFLRASLEDLYSPFLMQDMQKGIDIILDAIDEGKKIVVYGDYDADGVTSTAILYKGLLELDANVEYYIPDREAEGYGMCSNRIKILKEQGTDIILTCDNGISAVEEVKLAKELGMQVVITDHHELPFKDEQSEREYIIPNADAIINPKRNDCEYPFKMLCGAGIAFKFIQALYINVGIDDKKAYKFIELAGIGTICDVVDLVGENRIIAKNSLKMISNTTNLGLKCLIDVLGINNKEVKSYNIGFMIGPCINATGRLDTAALSVELLITNDEERAKELASILNDLNKTRQEMTMRNVEEIIDVVENSSFKEDKVLVIYKEDIHESIAGIVAGKVREKFNVPTIILTKGKEMPKGSGRSIEEYNLFEELLKCKDLLDKFGGHPMAAGLSIKEENINELRQRLNKNCKLTDNDIIPKIKIDKRIPLDIVNDELISEMEILEPFGKGNSSPLFAEKNVSVSQVRVIGKNQNTLKLTCIINDKQKIEAISFNKVNEFKEMLEAKFENTFEKILLNSSNLKLDLIFYPIINEFNGNRTVQLRIKDFRLSE comes from the coding sequence GTGATTAGCGAATGGAGATTAAAGGTTACAAAATGTGATACTAAATTGTTAGCTCAGCGATGTAACATAAGTAATATTACTGCAAAAGTATTGGCAAATAGAAATATTCAAAGTGAAGAAGAAACTAAAAAGTTTTTAAGGGCATCACTTGAAGACTTATATAGTCCGTTTTTAATGCAAGATATGCAAAAAGGAATAGATATAATATTAGATGCAATTGATGAAGGAAAAAAAATAGTTGTTTATGGTGATTATGATGCTGATGGAGTTACAAGTACAGCTATTTTATATAAAGGACTTTTAGAATTAGATGCAAATGTTGAATATTATATACCTGATAGAGAAGCAGAAGGATATGGTATGTGCAGTAATAGAATAAAAATTTTAAAAGAACAGGGAACTGATATTATACTAACTTGTGATAATGGTATAAGTGCTGTAGAGGAAGTTAAACTTGCCAAAGAATTAGGCATGCAAGTTGTAATCACAGATCATCACGAACTTCCATTTAAAGATGAACAAAGCGAAAGGGAGTATATAATTCCTAATGCAGATGCAATTATAAATCCTAAAAGAAATGATTGTGAATATCCTTTTAAAATGTTGTGCGGTGCGGGTATTGCTTTTAAATTTATACAAGCTTTATATATAAATGTAGGAATAGATGATAAGAAAGCTTATAAATTTATTGAACTTGCTGGAATAGGTACTATATGCGATGTAGTAGATTTAGTTGGAGAAAACAGAATTATAGCAAAGAACTCTTTAAAGATGATAAGCAATACTACAAATTTAGGATTAAAATGTCTCATTGATGTTCTTGGTATAAATAATAAAGAAGTAAAATCTTATAATATAGGATTTATGATAGGACCTTGTATTAATGCTACAGGAAGATTAGATACAGCAGCATTATCAGTAGAATTATTAATTACAAATGATGAAGAAAGAGCTAAGGAGCTTGCAAGTATACTAAATGATTTAAATAAAACAAGACAAGAAATGACAATGAGAAATGTAGAAGAGATAATTGATGTTGTTGAAAATTCTAGCTTTAAAGAAGATAAGGTTTTAGTAATATATAAAGAGGATATACATGAGAGTATAGCAGGAATAGTAGCAGGTAAAGTAAGAGAAAAGTTTAATGTACCTACTATAATATTAACTAAAGGAAAAGAAATGCCTAAAGGTTCAGGTCGTTCAATAGAAGAATACAATTTATTTGAAGAATTACTAAAATGTAAAGATTTATTAGATAAATTCGGTGGACATCCTATGGCGGCTGGATTATCTATAAAGGAAGAAAATATAAATGAATTAAGACAAAGATTAAATAAAAATTGTAAACTTACAGATAATGATATAATACCTAAGATAAAGATAGATAAAAGAATTCCTTTAGATATAGTTAATGATGAATTAATATCTGAAATGGAGATTTTAGAACCATTTGGAAAAGGAAATTCATCTCCGTTGTTTGCAGAGAAAAATGTAAGTGTTTCTCAAGTAAGAGTAATTGGTAAAAATCAAAATACACTTAAATTAACATGTATTATAAATGATAAACAAAAAATAGAAGCTATATCATTTAATAAAGTAAATGAATTTAAAGAAATGCTAGAAGCGAAATTTGAAAACACATTTGAGAAAATTCTTTTAAATTCGTCAAATTTAAAATTAGATTTAATATTCTATCCAATAATAAATGAATTTAACGGAAATAGGACAGTTCAACTTAGAATAAAAGATTTTAGACTTTCAGAATAA
- a CDS encoding PAS domain-containing sensor histidine kinase, which translates to MYQLYDDIPFGVIIFREKDLHIQYINYNFVNMFDVDSEFVGRSLEDLKIFRKIKGAIENCVNFGVNKKLKQVEILINRYFDIMINIKNDTITIFVYEVSQYVNIQNELKHSNENFLCMCSELKTKCDILQTLRNRENDCFIHLKNVLNNISEGIIVYDEFGKFYFCNKASMCLVGDDIKKFDVRGFFNKLGCYDFESRGKDLQKLYHDFKYNNRPIREFIIKLKDNNNNNRYIELNSSSILNEKCVINTVITLKDITSIKSKGIKLQEQREFINDVVNTIDVPIAVVEYDNLNYKLANSKYKDMLFLNNNISDDRVTEPFILDVIHNIFNKDIHKREHVLAPYVIKDKNGNERYYKIKFTGKVIEKSKINKLNKIFIHATDITEEIVHNKELQNISKMKDEFFNMISHELRTPLTIINSSVQLARDIYKEEITRNIGRVLLRVDQNCRRLLKLINNILDISKAEAGFLQLQYSDFDIVVVTENIVSSVSIYAKSRGIQLIFDTNEEEKLVALDKDKYEKIILNLLSNAIKFTPKGRKIYVTTIVDNNKVKIKVKDQGIGIEEENLKTIFDRFIQIRNNTTNCVQGTGLGLALVKNLVELMGGNIKVNSKINEGTEFTITFDDLKSNNNLINPSFDLNGDIKNKLVLEFSDIK; encoded by the coding sequence ATGTATCAACTTTATGATGACATACCTTTTGGAGTAATTATTTTTCGAGAAAAAGATTTACATATTCAATATATAAATTATAATTTCGTTAATATGTTTGATGTTGATTCTGAGTTTGTTGGAAGAAGTTTGGAGGATTTGAAGATTTTCAGAAAAATAAAAGGTGCTATAGAAAATTGCGTAAATTTTGGAGTAAACAAAAAATTAAAACAAGTAGAGATTTTAATAAATAGATATTTTGATATTATGATTAATATTAAAAATGATACTATTACAATTTTTGTTTATGAAGTATCTCAATATGTTAATATTCAAAATGAATTAAAACATAGTAATGAAAACTTCCTTTGTATGTGTTCAGAATTAAAAACAAAATGTGATATATTACAAACTCTTAGAAATAGAGAAAATGATTGTTTTATACATTTAAAAAATGTATTAAATAATATATCAGAAGGTATTATAGTTTATGATGAATTTGGAAAATTTTATTTTTGTAATAAGGCGTCTATGTGTTTAGTGGGAGATGATATTAAAAAATTTGATGTTAGAGGGTTCTTTAATAAATTAGGCTGTTATGATTTTGAATCTAGAGGAAAAGATTTACAAAAACTATATCATGACTTTAAATATAATAATAGACCTATAAGAGAATTTATAATTAAGCTTAAGGATAATAATAATAATAATAGATATATTGAATTAAATTCTAGTTCTATACTTAATGAAAAATGCGTTATTAATACAGTAATAACTTTAAAAGATATTACAAGTATTAAAAGCAAAGGAATTAAACTTCAAGAACAAAGAGAATTTATAAATGATGTAGTAAACACAATAGATGTACCTATTGCGGTAGTAGAATATGATAATTTAAATTATAAGTTAGCTAATAGTAAATATAAAGACATGTTATTTTTAAACAATAATATTAGTGATGATAGAGTTACAGAACCATTTATATTAGATGTTATTCATAATATTTTTAATAAAGATATACATAAGAGAGAGCATGTATTAGCACCATACGTTATTAAAGATAAAAATGGCAATGAAAGATATTATAAAATTAAGTTTACAGGAAAAGTAATTGAAAAAAGTAAAATTAATAAATTAAATAAAATATTTATTCATGCTACTGATATTACAGAAGAAATAGTACATAATAAAGAACTGCAGAATATTTCAAAAATGAAAGACGAATTTTTTAATATGATTTCTCATGAACTTAGAACACCTTTAACTATAATTAATTCATCTGTACAATTAGCTAGAGATATATATAAAGAGGAAATAACCAGAAATATAGGAAGAGTATTACTAAGGGTAGATCAAAATTGTAGAAGACTTTTAAAATTAATAAATAATATATTAGATATTTCTAAAGCAGAAGCAGGATTTCTTCAATTACAATATTCAGACTTTGATATAGTTGTAGTAACTGAAAATATAGTTAGTTCTGTAAGTATATACGCTAAAAGCAGAGGAATACAATTAATATTTGATACTAATGAAGAAGAAAAGCTAGTTGCTTTAGACAAAGATAAATATGAAAAAATTATATTAAATTTATTATCTAATGCTATAAAGTTTACTCCCAAAGGAAGAAAAATTTATGTTACTACAATTGTAGATAATAATAAGGTTAAAATAAAAGTAAAAGATCAAGGAATTGGAATAGAAGAAGAAAATTTAAAAACTATATTTGATAGATTCATACAAATAAGAAATAATACCACTAATTGTGTACAAGGCACAGGACTTGGTCTTGCACTTGTTAAGAATTTAGTTGAATTAATGGGCGGAAATATAAAAGTAAATAGTAAAATTAACGAAGGAACTGAATTTACTATTACTTTTGATGATTTAAAAAGTAATAATAATTTAATTAATCCTTCTTTTGATTTAAACGGTGATATTAAAAACAAACTAGTTCTTGAATTTTCCGATATTAAATAA
- a CDS encoding undecaprenyldiphospho-muramoylpentapeptide beta-N-acetylglucosaminyltransferase, with protein sequence MKKYKIIMTGGGSAGHVTPNLALVPKLQELGYEIQYIGTEDGIERKIIEGENIKYHIISSGKLRRYFDIKNFSDPFKVIKGVFEAKKIIKKEKPNIVFSKGGFVSVPVVIGASLNRVPVIAHESDMTPGLANKLAAPFCNKVCVTFPETLKCIKGNKGIVTGTPIREELFKGSKLKGYKICNFEGKEKPVLMIIGGSLGSKVINENIRNNIDELLKKYNIIHICGKGNIDKNLSDKEGYKQFDYVKEELSHLMAAADLFISRAGANVIFELLALKKPNLLIPLSAKASRGDQILNAKSFEKSGYSMVIEEESLSGDIIVNKIDELFKERQKYVNNMSSSSANNCVEKIIKLIQKYKKKY encoded by the coding sequence TTGAAGAAATATAAGATAATTATGACCGGAGGCGGTTCAGCTGGTCATGTAACTCCAAATCTTGCACTTGTACCTAAATTACAAGAATTAGGTTATGAAATACAGTATATAGGAACAGAGGATGGTATAGAAAGAAAGATAATAGAAGGAGAAAACATAAAATATCATATTATTTCTAGTGGTAAATTAAGAAGATATTTTGACATAAAGAATTTTTCAGATCCTTTTAAAGTAATAAAAGGAGTTTTTGAAGCAAAAAAAATAATAAAGAAAGAAAAACCTAATATAGTATTTTCAAAAGGTGGGTTTGTATCTGTGCCTGTTGTTATTGGTGCTAGTTTAAATAGAGTTCCAGTTATTGCCCACGAATCTGATATGACTCCAGGACTTGCAAATAAGCTTGCAGCTCCATTTTGTAACAAAGTATGTGTAACATTTCCTGAAACATTAAAATGTATAAAAGGAAATAAAGGAATAGTTACAGGCACACCAATAAGAGAAGAACTTTTTAAAGGAAGTAAATTAAAAGGATATAAGATATGTAATTTTGAGGGAAAAGAAAAACCAGTTCTTATGATAATAGGAGGAAGTTTAGGTTCAAAAGTAATTAATGAAAATATAAGAAATAATATTGATGAATTACTTAAAAAATATAATATAATTCATATATGTGGTAAGGGAAATATAGATAAAAATTTAAGTGACAAAGAAGGATACAAGCAGTTTGATTATGTTAAAGAAGAATTATCACACTTAATGGCAGCAGCAGATTTATTTATATCTAGAGCTGGAGCAAATGTTATTTTTGAATTATTAGCATTAAAAAAACCTAATTTATTAATACCGTTGTCTGCAAAAGCTAGTAGAGGAGATCAAATATTAAATGCAAAATCTTTTGAAAAAAGTGGATACAGTATGGTTATAGAGGAAGAGAGCTTAAGTGGAGATATCATTGTTAATAAAATAGATGAATTATTTAAAGAAAGACAAAAATATGTTAACAATATGAGTTCAAGTTCTGCAAACAATTGTGTAGAAAAAATAATTAAATTAATACAAAAGTATAAAAAGAAATATTAA
- the mntR gene encoding transcriptional regulator MntR, with protein sequence MKSENFFTFSEYIKKDINILTPSMEDYLEMIYRLSKSSGFTRINDLASALNVQPPSATKMVQKLSKLELVNYEKYGAITLESEGKRIGASLLKRHEVIENFLKLIGVCNGILEETEKIEHTINPETLKCINNLLNYFNENFKALESFKNFSKI encoded by the coding sequence TTGAAAAGTGAGAACTTTTTTACATTTAGTGAATATATAAAAAAAGATATCAATATCCTAACACCATCTATGGAAGATTATTTAGAAATGATCTATAGATTATCTAAGTCTTCAGGTTTTACAAGAATAAATGATCTAGCTTCTGCATTAAACGTACAACCACCTTCAGCTACTAAGATGGTTCAAAAGTTATCTAAACTTGAACTTGTAAACTATGAAAAATATGGAGCCATAACTTTAGAAAGTGAGGGAAAACGTATTGGTGCAAGTTTATTAAAAAGACATGAAGTTATAGAAAACTTTTTAAAGTTAATAGGTGTTTGTAATGGTATACTTGAAGAAACAGAAAAAATTGAACATACAATAAATCCAGAAACTTTAAAATGTATAAACAATCTTTTAAACTATTTTAATGAAAATTTCAAAGCTCTTGAATCCTTTAAAAACTTTTCAAAAATATGA
- a CDS encoding alpha/beta-type small acid-soluble spore protein, which yields MSRNRVLVPEAREGLNKFKMEAANAVGVPLKEGYNGDLTAKQCGSVGGEMVKKMINYYEQNML from the coding sequence ATGTCAAGAAATAGAGTTCTTGTTCCAGAAGCTAGAGAAGGATTAAATAAATTCAAGATGGAAGCTGCAAATGCAGTTGGTGTTCCTTTAAAAGAAGGCTATAATGGAGATTTAACAGCCAAACAATGTGGTTCCGTTGGAGGAGAAATGGTAAAAAAAATGATTAATTATTATGAACAAAATATGCTTTAG
- a CDS encoding MATE family efflux transporter, translated as MEIDSRVFSDQKIGKLLIKFAIPTILSLLVMELYNMVDTIFVGSTIGAKGIGALTIALPIQKLISSTGLMMAVGTSTAVSRNLGKKRFDKIRKIILNSLILTSLVLSLLCITVFIFRNYIIKNLLGSSESLFSYAYQYISIILVGGIFQCLTLVIGYVIMSLGDTKLTLKATSLGAIINVILDLILVVHFSMGVKGAAIATTFSQILAFIYAFKKFIKVKKEIDLQFKFSFEIPIVKSIITVGFSTFIVEVSDGLLSIVFNNLLSVHGGDDAVVIIGTITKLSMFLFITVIGISSAMQPIAAFNYGAKNYQRLKLVIKETIIFITITTLIAWGGMFVFSSYLIGIFLKDIELLIKAVKAFRIVIIIFPCVGIYYVSIYCCQALEKAKSSFVLSIYRETLVCIPAAIILVYKLGTMGAWLAYPVADFISCITGLFYIRKIINSLKKLN; from the coding sequence ATGGAAATTGACAGTAGAGTCTTTTCTGACCAGAAAATTGGAAAGTTATTAATTAAATTTGCAATACCGACTATATTATCTTTATTAGTAATGGAACTTTATAATATGGTTGATACTATATTTGTAGGATCGACTATTGGAGCAAAAGGAATAGGTGCTCTTACAATAGCTCTTCCAATTCAAAAACTTATAAGTTCTACTGGGCTTATGATGGCAGTAGGTACGTCAACGGCTGTTTCAAGGAATTTAGGAAAAAAAAGATTTGATAAAATCAGAAAGATAATATTAAATTCTCTAATTTTAACTAGTTTAGTTTTAAGTTTATTATGTATTACAGTATTTATATTTAGGAATTATATCATAAAAAATTTATTGGGATCTAGTGAAAGTCTCTTCTCTTATGCATATCAGTATATATCTATAATTTTAGTTGGTGGTATATTTCAGTGTTTGACATTAGTAATAGGATATGTAATTATGTCTTTAGGAGACACTAAATTAACCTTAAAGGCCACATCATTAGGTGCTATTATAAATGTAATATTAGACTTGATTTTAGTGGTTCATTTTTCTATGGGAGTAAAAGGAGCAGCAATTGCAACCACGTTTTCTCAAATATTAGCATTTATTTATGCTTTTAAAAAATTTATTAAAGTGAAAAAAGAAATTGATTTACAGTTTAAGTTTAGCTTTGAAATACCTATAGTAAAAAGTATAATAACAGTTGGTTTTTCTACATTTATTGTAGAAGTTTCAGATGGATTACTTTCTATAGTATTTAATAATTTATTATCAGTTCATGGTGGAGATGATGCTGTTGTTATAATAGGAACTATAACAAAGTTATCTATGTTTTTGTTTATAACTGTAATAGGTATAAGTTCAGCAATGCAACCTATAGCAGCTTTTAATTATGGAGCTAAAAATTATCAAAGATTGAAACTAGTAATAAAGGAAACTATTATATTTATAACAATAACTACTTTAATAGCTTGGGGAGGTATGTTTGTATTTTCTTCTTACTTAATTGGGATATTTTTAAAAGATATAGAGTTACTTATAAAAGCTGTTAAGGCATTTAGAATAGTTATAATTATATTTCCGTGTGTTGGAATTTACTATGTATCAATATATTGCTGTCAGGCTCTTGAAAAGGCTAAATCATCGTTTGTATTGTCTATATATAGGGAGACATTAGTATGTATTCCAGCTGCTATAATTTTAGTATATAAACTTGGTACAATGGGTGCATGGCTTGCATATCCTGTAGCAGATTTTATATCCTGTATTACAGGACTATTTTATATAAGAAAAATAATAAATAGTTTAAAAAAACTTAATTAA
- a CDS encoding alpha/beta-type small acid-soluble spore protein: protein MARSNRALVPEAREGLNKFKMEAANAVGVNLKQGYNGDLTSRQAGSIGGQMVKTMVEQYEKNNL from the coding sequence ATGGCAAGAAGTAATAGAGCATTAGTACCAGAAGCAAGAGAAGGATTAAACAAATTCAAAATGGAAGCTGCAAATGCAGTTGGTGTTAATTTAAAACAAGGATACAATGGAGACTTAACTTCAAGACAGGCTGGATCAATTGGCGGACAAATGGTTAAAACTATGGTAGAACAATACGAAAAAAATAATCTATAA
- a CDS encoding MBL fold metallo-hydrolase RNA specificity domain-containing protein, protein MKLEFYGAAKCVTGSCHILKVNDKNVLLDCGLFQGRDEKERGNDEFPFDVRKIDYVILSHAHIDHSGRIPLLYKKGFKGEVICTRATKELCSIMLPDSGYIQETEAEWKNRKRIRQGLGTIEPLYTAKTAELSMYLFRDYDYEEVIEVFDGFKVIFKEAGHLLGSSIVEMYIKEEYEDEVKIVYTGDLGNTNKPIIKDPSYINYADYIIMETTYGDRLHGDMDWSFKELVNIITDTFNRGGNVIIPSFSVGRTQEVLYALSKYVKDNTLKDVTIFVDSPLAANTTKIYEKCSDYYDDEMKELMSNGLDPLNFKGVIYTNTPQESMRINKFQGNAIIISASGMCEAGRIKHHLKHNLWRKECSIVFVGYQAEGTLGRSILDGNKKVNLFGESIAVNAKIYNLEGLSGHADKSGLIEWIDKLIVRPKEIFLVHGDTKSQKGFKELLDSKGFKSKIIDVFETYYINEHLKLNDENIKYRIIKLLNSIDDIEEMSKEVLMKEIEKAIDNNEKAAK, encoded by the coding sequence ATGAAACTTGAATTTTATGGTGCAGCTAAATGTGTAACTGGTTCATGTCATATATTAAAGGTTAATGATAAGAATGTACTTTTAGATTGTGGATTGTTTCAAGGGAGAGATGAAAAAGAAAGGGGAAACGATGAATTTCCATTCGATGTAAGGAAAATAGATTATGTAATATTATCTCATGCTCATATAGATCATAGCGGAAGAATTCCATTGTTATACAAAAAAGGATTTAAAGGAGAAGTAATATGTACAAGAGCTACAAAAGAATTATGCAGTATAATGCTTCCAGATAGTGGATATATACAAGAAACAGAGGCAGAATGGAAAAATAGAAAAAGAATAAGACAAGGACTTGGGACCATAGAACCCTTATACACAGCAAAAACGGCAGAACTTTCAATGTATTTATTTAGAGATTATGATTATGAAGAAGTTATAGAGGTTTTTGATGGATTTAAAGTTATATTTAAAGAAGCAGGGCATCTTTTAGGTTCATCTATAGTAGAAATGTATATTAAAGAAGAATATGAAGATGAAGTTAAAATTGTATATACAGGAGATTTAGGAAATACAAACAAGCCAATAATTAAGGATCCAAGCTATATAAATTATGCAGATTATATAATAATGGAGACTACTTATGGCGATAGATTACATGGAGACATGGATTGGTCTTTTAAAGAATTAGTAAATATAATAACTGATACATTTAATAGAGGAGGAAATGTAATAATTCCTTCATTTTCTGTAGGAAGAACTCAAGAAGTTCTATATGCGTTAAGTAAATATGTAAAGGATAATACGCTTAAAGATGTAACTATATTTGTGGATAGCCCTCTTGCAGCTAATACAACTAAAATATACGAAAAATGTAGTGACTATTATGATGATGAAATGAAAGAATTAATGAGTAATGGATTGGACCCATTAAATTTTAAAGGAGTTATATATACTAATACTCCACAAGAATCTATGAGGATTAATAAATTTCAAGGAAATGCCATTATAATATCAGCTAGTGGCATGTGTGAAGCTGGAAGAATCAAACATCATTTAAAACACAATTTATGGAGAAAAGAATGTTCGATAGTATTTGTAGGTTATCAAGCAGAAGGTACTTTGGGAAGATCTATTTTAGATGGAAATAAAAAAGTAAATTTATTTGGAGAATCAATTGCTGTTAATGCTAAAATATATAATTTAGAAGGATTATCTGGGCATGCTGATAAAAGTGGTCTTATAGAATGGATAGATAAACTTATAGTAAGACCTAAAGAAATATTTTTAGTACATGGTGATACTAAATCTCAAAAAGGATTTAAAGAATTATTAGATTCTAAAGGATTTAAATCAAAAATAATAGATGTATTTGAAACTTATTATATAAACGAACATTTGAAGTTAAATGATGAGAATATTAAATATAGAATAATTAAACTTTTGAATTCTATAGATGATATAGAAGAGATGAGTAAAGAAGTTTTGATGAAAGAAATAGAAAAAGCTATAGATAATAATGAAAAGGCAGCTAAATAA